One window of Papaver somniferum cultivar HN1 chromosome 9, ASM357369v1, whole genome shotgun sequence genomic DNA carries:
- the LOC113309529 gene encoding uncharacterized protein LOC113309529 has product MESDTPATTTITTATDQANVIQHVNKVSSDQLLRKFAAMEEDYVSKKKQDSILKRDKKRCRKDKDDNKENENSPSRSMIVERRSLLPITNRRSSSGLLRKIGIGRSAQVIKAREMKNKSFVRAIGKTWRKTVEGASKVFVEKHYNRHNRLINDFV; this is encoded by the exons ATGGAGTCTGATACACCAGCTACTACTACCATTACAACTGCCACTGATCAAGCTAACGTAATTCAGCACGTAAACAAGGTATCTTCAGATCAATTACTTCGTAAATTTGCGGCGATGGAAGAGGATTATGTATCGAAAAAGAAACAAGATAGTATTTTGAAACGGGACAAAAAAAGGTGTAGAAAAGATAAGGATGACAATAAAGAAAATGAGAATAGCCCTTCTAGAAGTATGATTGTAGAGAGGAGATCACTTCTTCCTATAACCAATCGGAGATCATCATCGGGGTTACTTCGAAAGATTGGAATTGGGAGATCAGCTCAAGTAATTAAAGCTAGAGAAATGAAGAACAAATCCTTTGTGAGAGCAATTGGGAAG ACATGGCGTAAAACAGTTGAGGGAGCTTCGAAGGTATTCGTAGAGAAACATTACAACAGACATAATCGTTTGATTAACGATTTTGTTTAA